The sequence below is a genomic window from Luteimonas sp. MC1825.
TCACCGGCGCCGCGCGCCACGGATGCAGCCGCAGTGGCCATGTACGTGATGCGGTCATGCCGGCAGCATGGCACGCGCCCTGATGCGCCAGACCACGGCGGGTGCCGGCTACTGCCTGCGCCCGTCGAAGCGTCCGTCGAGGAGGTCGTTGACCCAGCGGTCTATGGTCGCGCTCGAGGCTTCGATGTGCACGTGCGGACCGGTCGAGTTGCCGGTCGAGCCCTGGTTGCCCAGGTCCTGCCCGTAGTCGACGCGCTGCCCTGCACGCACGTCGATGCTCGACATGTGGAAGATGTAGACCAGCTGGCCCTGGTCGCCCCGCACCACCACCGCATTGCCGGCATTGCCCATGGGGCCTGCCGACACCACGGTGCCGGCAATCGGCGAGGGAATGGCCTGTTGCGACTGCGACTGGCCGTTGCGGTGCAGGACCACGTCGCGCACTTCCAGCGTCTGGCCACCGCGCTGCGCGGTCTGGTAGTCGTGGTGGGGCTGCATCTGGTCCGGGCCCTGCACCGCGATGGCAGGTGCGTTCCCGGTGCTGTACACGGTGTAGGGCGCGTACGTCGGGACATCGCCCGAGGGCGGTTGCCCTGGCGCCGGGGCGGGCGCGTTGCCGCCGCCGGGTGCCGGGGTTCCGCCACCTGGGATACGCACCAGCTGACCGGGATGGATCAAGTCCGGGTTGCGGATCTGCGGGTTCGCGGCGAGCACCGCGTCCAGCGACACGCCGTTGCGTGCAGCGATGCCCGTCAGCGTGTCGCCGCCGCGCACCGTGACGTCCCGGCCACCGCCGCCTGGCAGGTGCACGGTCTGGCCGGGATAGATCAGGTCCGGGTTGCGGATCTGCGGATTGGCCGCGAGCACGGCATCGAGCGACACGTCGTTGCGCGCCGCGATGCCCGACAGCGTGTCGCCGCTGCGCACCGTGACGCTGCCGCCCGGCGCGGATGGCGAAGGCGCGGGCGCCTCGCCGCCCGGCGCAGGGGCAGGCCCGGTGTCGCGCGGCGGCGGCGCTTCGCCGTCGATCCGCGCGCGCACGAACGAGGTGGCCTCACCTGCGGTGATGCGGCCGTCGCGGTTGGTGTCCAGCGGCGAGTTCATGCGGTAGGCCGCCCCACCCTCGCTGAACAGCGTGGCGTTCGGGTCCGGTCGCGGGCTTCCGTACAGTACCGTGGTGTAGACACCCTCGAGGGTGTCGAGCTCGCCGGGGTCGGAACGGTTGTTGAAGTAGCGCTCCACGTACTGCAGCTGGTCGGTGGCGCTCATCCGCGCCAGCGCGTCGGTGGACGTGCCCAGCTCGCGCGCGGTGTTGGGCATGAACTGGATCAGGCCGGTGGCACCGCTGCCGGCGCCGTTGCGCACGCCAGGGCTGAAGCTGCCGCCGGTTTCGAAGCTCATCACCGCCAGCAGGTATTCCGGCTGCGTGCCGAGGCGCTGCGCCATGGCCTCGACCTGGGCGATGAACTCCGGCGTGACGTTGCGGTTGCCTTCGACGCCGCTGATGCGGTTGTAGTCGAAGCCACCGGGGCTGGTGCGATCGCCGACGACGTTCTGGGTGTTCGCGGATACCGGGCCGACCATGCGGATGCTCCTGTGTTCCGGGGCGCGTTGCCGCGCATGCGGTGATTACAGGCGTGGGCGGGCGTGCACGCCAGCTAGGTCGGACCCTATGGCGGGCTTCAGCCGGTGTAGTGCGACTCCACGCGCAGCGTGCCGAGGTTGCGCTCGGCGAAGCGCCGCGCAAGTTCCGGGCCGGCCTCGCGGATCGCGTCATGGCTGGCGCGCGAGCGCACGTCGGCGCGCAGCACCCAGCCGTCATTGACGCGCGTGAGCAGCAGGTCGGTGCCGGGCAGCGTGGCGTCGGACATGCGCAGCAGCACCTGGCCATCGCCGGCGGCGTCGCGCGTGCCGTCGCCGATCGCGAGCTGGCGCACGTGGCGCTCGATCATGTCCATCACCGCGTTGCTGGCACCCACCGGCGCCGGCATCGCCTGCGGCGCCTCGCCGCGCAGCGCGTTCTGCGCCTGCCACAGCAGGGCCGGATCGAGGAGGGTGGTTTCGGCCTGGTCGCCGTGGCCGCTGTCCTGGCGCTGCTCGTGGCCGTGGCCCTCGCGACCGCCGATGCGCAGGCCTTCGTCGACGCGCGCGCCCTCCTCGCCAGGCTCCGCCGCGCTGGCGGTGGCATCGGACTGGCCGCCCTTGCCGTTGTCGCGCACCTGGTCCAGCGCATGGCGGAAGCGCTCGATGTGCTCCGGCTGCGCCGGCGGGCGCACGTCGCGGGTCGTCTCGCCGCCTTCGCGGCTGCGCGCGGCATCCGACGCCGAAGTCGAGCTGCTGCGTTCAATCGTCATGCCGGTCTCCTGTTCGCCTCAGCGCCCGCCAGGTGGCGTGCCTGCAGCAGGTCCTCGGTGGCGCTTTCCTCCTGGCGCGACGCGAGGGCGGATTGTTCGCCGCGCCACACGTCGCGGCGCTTTTCCAGCGCATCCACGCGCGCCTTGGCGCGGAAGTACGCGGTCCGCGCATCGGCCAGCGCGACTTCCGCCGCGCGCAGGATGTCCTGGGCCTTGAACAACCGCTGGCGCGCGGCTTCGGCCTGCTCGCCGAGGAGGTCGATGTGCGTCTCGCGCTGCGCCAGCGCGGCGGGCCACGGCACGCCTGCCGGCGGCGCGTCGAGCATCCGCCCGCGCTGCTGGCGCTGCTCGAAGTCGAGCGCGATGATCTCGCCCTCCACGCCCAGGCAGGCGTCGCGACAGGCCTGCGCCTCGCGCTGGCGCTCCAGCACCAGCTGGCGCGCGGCCTCCGTGCGGTGCTCGCGCAGGCGGATCAGCGTCTGCAGCGGATAGCGCTTCACGCGAAGAGTTTCCGAAGCGCGTCCGCGGACTGCGCGAACGGCACGAGTTCGGTGGACGACTGCTGCAGCAGCTTGCGGATCGCGCCGATCTTCTCGATGGCGGCGTCGGCATCGGGATCCGTGCCGCGCTTGTACTCGCCCAGCTGGATCAGCAACTCGATGTCCTGGTACTTCGCCAGCAGCTTGCGCAGCTGGCCGGCCGCGCGCTGGTGCGCGCCGTCGACCACGCGCGGCATGGTGCGGCTGAGGCTGGTGAGCACGTCGATCGCCGGGTAGTGATAGGCCGCGGCCAGCTTGCGCGACAGCACGATGTGGCCGTCGAGGATCGAGCGCACTTCCTCGACGATCGGGTCGCCGCCGTCCTCGTCCTCGGCCAGCACGGTGTAGAACGCGGTGATCGAGCCGATGTGGTTGTTGCCGGCGCGCTCGAACAGCCGCGGCAGCGCGCTGAACACCGATGGCGGAAAGCCGCGCCGCGCCGGGGGCTCGCCGACCGCCAGGCCCACGTCACGCAGGGCGCGGGCGAAGCGGGTGACCGAGTCGACCAGCAGCAGCACGCGCTTGCCCTGGTCGCGGAAGTGCTCGGCGATGGCGGTGCCCACCCAGGCCGCGCGGCTGCGCTCGAGCGCCGGCCGGTCGGAGGTGGCCACCACGACCACCGACTTCGCCAGGCCTTGGGGGCCGAGGTTGTCGTGGATGAACTCGTTGACCTCGCGGCCGCGCTCGCCGACCAGCACGATGATGTTGACGTCGGCATCGCCGCCGCGCGCCAGCATGCCCAGCAGCGTGCTCTTGCCGCCTCCGGCGACCGCGAAGATGCCGATGCGCTGGCCCTCGCCCGCGGTCATCGTGGTGTCGATGGCGCGCACGCCGGTGGAGAACGGGCGTTCGATCAGGTTGCGCGCCAGCGGATTTGGCGAGGCGGCGTAGATCGGCATCTCGTGGCTGGCGCCGGTCGGGCCAAGGTCGTCGATGGCCTCGCCGTGGGCGTCCAGGATGCGGCCGAGGAGGCCGTCGCCGACCAGCACCGAGGCCTGCCGGCCGCTGGCATACACCTCGGTGGTCGCGGACACGCCGTCGAGTGCGCCGAGCGGGGTGAGCAGGGTGTGTGACTTGGACACGCCGACGACTTCAGCCGCCAGCCGGAACGTGGGATCACCGTCGCCTCGCGCATTGCGCAGTTCGCACAGCTCGCCTATCGCGGCCTTCAGGCCGGTGGCGCGGATCAGCGTGCCGTAAGCCTCGGCCACGCGACCGACGCGTTCGATCGACTGCACCTGCGCCAGGGCATGCAACAGCGGATCATGCGCGCCGTGGGCCGCCAGGCCGGCGAGCGGCTTTGCGGACCTGGCGGAACTCATTGCGCCGACCTCGCCGTATGCGCGGCACTGCCTGCGAGCGCGGCGCGGATCGCCTCGATCTGCTGCGCCACGCCGGCGCGGACCTCGCCGGCCTCCGACACCACCACGCAGCTGGCCGGCTCGAGGCTGGGATCGTCGACCAGCTCGATCACCCCGACCGCCGGATGCGCCTGGCGCACGGCACCCAGGCCGGCGGCCACGCTTTCGCGCACCGAGGGGTGCACGCGGATCAGCAGGAACTGCTCGGCCTGCGCGGCCTCCACCGCCTGCAGCACCAGCGCTGGCACCACGCTGCGGGCGTCGAAGCCCGGTGCGATGCGGTCGACGATCGCGCAGGCAAGTTCGGAGATGCGCCCGGACGCCTCGCCCAGCACCCGTGCGCGCCGCTCGTTGAGCGCGGCGAGCTGTCCGGTCATCTGCAACTCGGCCGCGGCGACGCCGGCCGCGTAGCCCGCGGCGTGGCCCTGCTCGCGGGCGGCCTCGATCTCGGCCGCGGCCTCGTCGTAGAGCGCGTTGACGCGGACGAGCAAGGTGTCGAGTTCCTCCAGCCGCGCCCAGGCCTGGGCGGGCACGACGCCGGCACCCAGCGAGCGCTCGAACTGGCGGCGTTCGAACACCCCCACGCCGGCACCGGCGCGTGGCCCTGCGCCCACGGTCGCGCTGACGGGCGTACTGCTGGCGATGGCTGAAGCGTCTGCGCTCATCCGGGATCCTGTGGGCCGCGGTCAGGCGGCACGTGTGTCGTGGTGCGTGTAGATGCGCAGCACCGGTTTTTCGGGCAGCCAGGCCACCGGCGCGGGACCCGGGGGATGCAGCAGCTGGCACCAGTCGGCCAGCGCCGGATCGCGGCGCCGCGCCCAGGCGACCAGTTCTGCGCGGCCCTGGGCATCGAACAGCGCGTGCAGCGGCTGCGGACCGTCCGCGGTCGTGGCGGCGGCGAGCGCGTGCGCAAGCGCGGAGGCAAGCGCCGCCTGCCGCGCGCGTTCGACGTGTCCGTCCCACACGGTGCGGTCCAGCGCGAGCAGGTAGCTGTTGCCCAGCGCCGCCTTCAGCCGCCGCACCGGCTCGCGACCGGTTTCGGCGCGGATCGCGGGGGCATGCGCCAGCACGCCGATGTCGCGCAGCAGCGCGTCCAGGCGCTGCCGCGGCCAGCGCATGCGCACCAGGTCCGGCTGCCGGCCCGGGTCCGGCGCGAACAGCGCCGCCGCCGGGCCGTCGGCCAGCCAGGCGGCCAGCATGCGCCGTCCCAGCGCACTGTCGCGGGCGCGCGCGGCAAGCTCCGCATCAAGCAGCGTGTCGCCATCGGCGAGCCAGCCCGGGTCGATATCCGCCAGCAGCGCCCTGGAGGCCATGCCTCAGCCGTTCCAGACCTGGTCGACGGGCTTGGCGGTTTGCGTGGTCCCGCGCAACCGGCCCCAGAACGCGACCAGCAGGCCCAGCAGCAGGACGACCGCCGCAGCGATGCCGAGCGTCAGCGGACTGACCGCCGAGAGTGCCACGGCCCCCTGCGCGGTGCGCGCCGGCAATGGCGGCGCGGCCGCGAATTTCACCGTGACCTTGTTGATGTCGGTGAGGCCGGGCACGGCGTCCTTGATCAGCAACTTGATGTCGGCCTCGCGGTCGCGGACGCTGGCGCCCGCCTGTTCGAAGATCGCCACCGACGCCGACGAATCCAGGCTCGACCCGCCCAGTGGGTCGCGCTCGGCCAGCGTGACGTGCACGCGCGCGTCGACCACGCCGGGGAAGCGCGTCAGCGTGTCCGACAGCTCCTGCTGCAGGCTGCACACTTCGCGCCCGCGTTCCTCGGTGGACGACGACGCAAACCCTTCCTTCTTGAACACCTCGCAGGTGGTCGCGAACTGCGCCCGTGGCAGGCCGTGCGCGCCGAGGATCTGCATCGCGTACGGGAAGTCCGAGGCCGCGACACGCACCTCCCACCCGGTCTTCGACGGCGACGGATTCTTGTCGGCATCGATGCCCGCGGCGATCAGCGCGCCCATGATCTGGTTGGCCTGGCCCTCGTCGAGCTGGCTGTACAACGGCTTGCCGCCGCAGGCGGCGAGCATCGCGCCGGCCGCGAGTGCGAACAGGGCCGCGCGCAGGGCGCGCGGCCGGTCGTGGGACTTCATGCCATGCCCTCCTGGGTCAACCCTGCTGCCGGAACAGCTGCTGGATGCCGTCCGAGGTGCGGTTGGCGACGTTGGACGTCATCTCCGCCTGGAACAGGAACTGATGGCACTTCATGGTCATTTCCATCATCTGCCCGGGCGTGAGCTCGGCGATGTTGCCGCTCATGGTCTGCGACAGCGCGTTGATGTTGGCGGCACCGGTGTTGAGGTTGTCGATGGCGGCGATCAGCGCGCGCGTGCCCTCGGACGCCTGCGCCGGCGGCAGTTCCACCGGCGTCGCCTGCTGCTGCGGCTGCACGCCGCCGGTGCGCTCGAGCGACGCGGCGAAATCGCGCACGTCGTACGGCGTTGCCGTGGCCTGGCCACCGCCCGCGGAGGCAGCGGCATTGCCGGCTGCCTGCGTCGGGTCCATGGCCGCCACCTGGATGGCTTCGATCATTTCCGTCTCCTGTTGGGCTGCATTCGCGGGAACCTGCCACGGTGGCGAAGCCACCGGCGGCACGCACCCGGATGCCTCGGTTACTGGCGCTTGCCCAGCGTTTCCAGCGCCTGGCCGACGCTGTTCTGCGAGGTCGCGGCGTTGTTGGACATGAACTGCATCTTCAGGCTGGCCGCGGTGAGCTGCACCATCGAGGACGGCTGGTCGTCGCCGCCGCTGATGTTGGCCGACATGTCGGTGATCACCGACGCCTGCGAATCCAGGGTCTGGCCCCAGGCACGCGACATCGCCTCGTACCAGCTGCCGCGATCGCCGGCCGACGCACCGCCACGGATGCCGCCGGCGCCGCCGGTGACCGCCGCGCCCGCGATGAACTGTCCGATTCCCGCATTTCCGGTGACATTGGTCATGGTTCTCTCCTCTCTCTGTGATCTGTGCTGCGTTGGACTACGGATGGATCGGGCCGGCCTTCCCGGAGCCGGCCCGCGGCTTACATGCGCATCGACGACACCTCGCCGCGCACGTTGGAGAAATCCTGCGGCTCCGACACCTCTTCGTCCGGCCGCGGCGCGCGTTCGACGGCGAGCTTTTCCAGGCTGCCGTCGGCGCGCAGCGCGTGCGCGCTGTTCTCGGTGATCGACACCAGCGTGCCGATGCCGGGCAGTTCCGCGCCAACCGGGTACTTGTCGCCCTTTCCGGACAGCACGTGCGGATCGGCGCCGCGCACGATGGCGGCAACCCGGATGCGCACGGGCTTTGGCGGCACCGCCGGCGCGCTCGCCGCCGCGCTGCGCTCGGCCACGTTCACCGGGATGACCCGGCTCACGCCCTTGACCTCGCGCATGGCGCGCGAGAAGGACGCGGCGCGCAGTGCGGCCTCGTCCTCGAAGCGGCCGCTGACCTCGACGTCGCCGTTGCCGAGGTAGCGCGTACGCGCGTTGATGCCCTGGCCGCGGAGGATCTCGCTGACGTCGCCGGCGATGTCGTCGCCGGTGCGCAGCTCGAGCTTGGCGTCGATGTTGTCGTCGGCGATTCGGCGCGCGATGCGCTCGCGCGTGGCGGCGTCGGGCACGGTTCCGGTGAGCACCAGCCCGCCCTGCAGGTCGAGATTGGCACGGCCGTCATCGATGCCGTACTCGGGCACCAGGCGCTGCAACTGCTCGCGCGGATCGGGCGGTTCGGGCCTGGCCGGCATGACCGCGGCGAAAATCGCCAGCGAGACCAGTGACAGCACGGCCACTGCGGCCACCGCCGGCAGGCGCCGCAGGTAGGGGGTGGCCGCCGGCGTGGCCAGCGCGCGCGGCCCCAGCCCGCCGGGCACCAGCAGCTCCCACGCGGGATCGTCCGCGGCGCCGAACGCGATGGCCGCCTCGCCGAGGCCCACGCGCTGCACGCGGTCGAGCTCGACCGGATCACCGGGGTGGACCATGGTGGTACCGACATGCAGCGGTGCGTCGAGCGCGCGCAGCGAGAACGCGCCATCGACGAGGCTGAGCAAGGCGTGGTGGTTGGCCACGCCGGCGTCGGCGAGCACCATGTCGCAGTCGTCGCCGCTGCCGATGAGGATCATCTCGCGCGCCGCCAGCGGGCGCAGCGCACCGGCATGCAGGCCCGAGACCACGCGCAGCACCTTGTCGACCCCGCCCTCCGTCCCGTTGTCCCGTGCCACGTTCATTGCCGACCCTCCCGTCTTCCATCCTGCGACTGCATCGTTGCCCGGCGGCGGAGCAGCCCGACGGTCATGCGTTGACCTGCCCGGCCTGCACGATGCGCAGGTCGGGTGCGAGTTCCTGGTACGACAGCACCGGCAGCTCGAAGAAATCGACTTCCATCAGCTTGCGCAGGTGGCGGCGCACATCGAGCGAGCACAGCAGCACCGGCTGGACGCCGGGCGCCTGGCGGGCGAGGTGCGCGCGCACTTCGTTGCCCAGCCGCGCGGCGAGCTCGGGCGAGATGGCCAGCTGGCTCGCGCCGCCGGCCACGCGCACCGACTGGCGCAGCTTGTCCTCGAGTTCCGGATGGATCAGCAACACGTGCAGCGTGCGTTCGACATCGGCATGGCGTTCAGCGATCTCGCGCTTGAGCGCGACGCGCACGTATTCGGTGAGCAGCACCACGTCCTTCTCGCGGCCGCCGACGTCGGTGATCGCCTCGAACACATCGCGCAGGTTGCGCACCGGCACGCCTTCCTCGGCCAGCCGGCGGAGCACGTCGGCGACGCGTTGCGGCGCGACCACGCGCAGCATTTCCTTGACCAGGTCCGGGTAGTCGCGCTGCATGCGCGCGAACAGGTTGGCGGTCTCCTGGATGCCGATGAATCCGCCAAGGCGGCGCTGCAGCGCGGCGCTGCAATGCGATGCAAGCAGGTCGTCGGGTGCCAGCGCGCCGGCCTCGCCGCGGGCGACCCAGTCACCGGCGAGCGTGGGAAAGAAGCCGGGCTGGCGATTGCCGTCGGTGGGCACGGCCGCGCGGCGGAAGTCCTCGTCCATGCGCAGGTGGCCCGCCGCCAGGCGCGCGCCGAACGCGGTCAGGCGGTATTCGCCAGGGCCCAGGGCTTCGGAGACGCGCAACTGCGGCACGGGGACAGGCACGCCGTATTCCTCGCGCATGCGCTGCGCCACGCCGGCCACGCGTGCGAACAGCGCGTCCTTGCCGGTCGCCGCGAGCAGCGCCGGTGACAGTTCGAGCTGCAGCGGCGCGGGTGGCGCCAGGTCGTCGACCGGCGGCAGGCGGTCGGCCTCGGCGACTTCGTCCTCGGGCACGCGGAACGCGCGGCGCAGCACCACGAAGCCGTGCCGGTAGCGCCAGGCGCTGATGCCAAGCAGCGAGACGCCGAGCGCGGCGAACACCATCTTCGGGAAACCCGGCACCAGCGTCATGAGCAACGCGAGCAGGCCGGTGATCAGCAGCACGCGCGGCTGGCCGCTGACCTGGCG
It includes:
- a CDS encoding FHA domain-containing protein — its product is MNVARDNGTEGGVDKVLRVVSGLHAGALRPLAAREMILIGSGDDCDMVLADAGVANHHALLSLVDGAFSLRALDAPLHVGTTMVHPGDPVELDRVQRVGLGEAAIAFGAADDPAWELLVPGGLGPRALATPAATPYLRRLPAVAAVAVLSLVSLAIFAAVMPARPEPPDPREQLQRLVPEYGIDDGRANLDLQGGLVLTGTVPDAATRERIARRIADDNIDAKLELRTGDDIAGDVSEILRGQGINARTRYLGNGDVEVSGRFEDEAALRAASFSRAMREVKGVSRVIPVNVAERSAAASAPAVPPKPVRIRVAAIVRGADPHVLSGKGDKYPVGAELPGIGTLVSITENSAHALRADGSLEKLAVERAPRPDEEVSEPQDFSNVRGEVSSMRM
- a CDS encoding FliI/YscN family ATPase; amino-acid sequence: MSSARSAKPLAGLAAHGAHDPLLHALAQVQSIERVGRVAEAYGTLIRATGLKAAIGELCELRNARGDGDPTFRLAAEVVGVSKSHTLLTPLGALDGVSATTEVYASGRQASVLVGDGLLGRILDAHGEAIDDLGPTGASHEMPIYAASPNPLARNLIERPFSTGVRAIDTTMTAGEGQRIGIFAVAGGGKSTLLGMLARGGDADVNIIVLVGERGREVNEFIHDNLGPQGLAKSVVVVATSDRPALERSRAAWVGTAIAEHFRDQGKRVLLLVDSVTRFARALRDVGLAVGEPPARRGFPPSVFSALPRLFERAGNNHIGSITAFYTVLAEDEDGGDPIVEEVRSILDGHIVLSRKLAAAYHYPAIDVLTSLSRTMPRVVDGAHQRAAGQLRKLLAKYQDIELLIQLGEYKRGTDPDADAAIEKIGAIRKLLQQSSTELVPFAQSADALRKLFA
- a CDS encoding EscJ/YscJ/HrcJ family type III secretion inner membrane ring protein, coding for MKSHDRPRALRAALFALAAGAMLAACGGKPLYSQLDEGQANQIMGALIAAGIDADKNPSPSKTGWEVRVAASDFPYAMQILGAHGLPRAQFATTCEVFKKEGFASSSTEERGREVCSLQQELSDTLTRFPGVVDARVHVTLAERDPLGGSSLDSSASVAIFEQAGASVRDREADIKLLIKDAVPGLTDINKVTVKFAAAPPLPARTAQGAVALSAVSPLTLGIAAAVVLLLGLLVAFWGRLRGTTQTAKPVDQVWNG
- a CDS encoding FliH/SctL family protein; translated protein: MSADASAIASSTPVSATVGAGPRAGAGVGVFERRQFERSLGAGVVPAQAWARLEELDTLLVRVNALYDEAAAEIEAAREQGHAAGYAAGVAAAELQMTGQLAALNERRARVLGEASGRISELACAIVDRIAPGFDARSVVPALVLQAVEAAQAEQFLLIRVHPSVRESVAAGLGAVRQAHPAVGVIELVDDPSLEPASCVVVSEAGEVRAGVAQQIEAIRAALAGSAAHTARSAQ
- a CDS encoding LysM peptidoglycan-binding domain-containing protein → MVGPVSANTQNVVGDRTSPGGFDYNRISGVEGNRNVTPEFIAQVEAMAQRLGTQPEYLLAVMSFETGGSFSPGVRNGAGSGATGLIQFMPNTARELGTSTDALARMSATDQLQYVERYFNNRSDPGELDTLEGVYTTVLYGSPRPDPNATLFSEGGAAYRMNSPLDTNRDGRITAGEATSFVRARIDGEAPPPRDTGPAPAPGGEAPAPSPSAPGGSVTVRSGDTLSGIAARNDVSLDAVLAANPQIRNPDLIYPGQTVHLPGGGGRDVTVRGGDTLTGIAARNGVSLDAVLAANPQIRNPDLIHPGQLVRIPGGGTPAPGGGNAPAPAPGQPPSGDVPTYAPYTVYSTGNAPAIAVQGPDQMQPHHDYQTAQRGGQTLEVRDVVLHRNGQSQSQQAIPSPIAGTVVSAGPMGNAGNAVVVRGDQGQLVYIFHMSSIDVRAGQRVDYGQDLGNQGSTGNSTGPHVHIEASSATIDRWVNDLLDGRFDGRRQ
- the sctV gene encoding type III secretion system export apparatus subunit SctV; translated protein: MRALIGSLFAAPGNAAPRVKLGYSDIILAFAAVMIISVMILPLPLVVIDALVAVNISIGFGLLLLAIYIPTPVAFSSFPSVLLLTTLFRLALSIAITRSILLDAEGGHIVETFGSLVAGGNLVVGLVVFMIITVVQFIVIAKGAERVAEVAARFTLDAMPGKQLSIDSDLRSGLMDKDEAKRRRRLLESESQLHGALDGAMKFVKGDAIAGIVIIIINLLGGLAIGVMQRDMSLADATRTYSILTIGDGLVSQIPAILATIAAGLVVTRTTGEVDDRHLGDAITRQVSGQPRVLLITGLLALLMTLVPGFPKMVFAALGVSLLGISAWRYRHGFVVLRRAFRVPEDEVAEADRLPPVDDLAPPAPLQLELSPALLAATGKDALFARVAGVAQRMREEYGVPVPVPQLRVSEALGPGEYRLTAFGARLAAGHLRMDEDFRRAAVPTDGNRQPGFFPTLAGDWVARGEAGALAPDDLLASHCSAALQRRLGGFIGIQETANLFARMQRDYPDLVKEMLRVVAPQRVADVLRRLAEEGVPVRNLRDVFEAITDVGGREKDVVLLTEYVRVALKREIAERHADVERTLHVLLIHPELEDKLRQSVRVAGGASQLAISPELAARLGNEVRAHLARQAPGVQPVLLCSLDVRRHLRKLMEVDFFELPVLSYQELAPDLRIVQAGQVNA